In Pseudoalteromonas sp. NC201, a single window of DNA contains:
- a CDS encoding Fe(3+) ABC transporter substrate-binding protein: protein MKKALVTILATLTCLPAMAAEEVNIYSFRQPFLIQPILDDFTKQTGIKTNVVFAKKGLIERVKREGKHSRADLVLTSNFSALIQLEDENLTQAINSETVTKNIPANFRDPEGQWVALTKRVRNVYSAKDRVGKLDALTYEALADEQYRGKICTRSGKHPYNLGLVASMIAHHGEAKTKEWLEGVKKNLARKPQGNDRAQVKAVKEGLCDLAIGNSYYFGKMMEDEKQKAWAEAVYINFPNQQDRGSHINVSGVVLTKHAKNTENALKLIEFMTDNKAQNMYASMNMEYPVKPGVELSKLVASWGEFKEDSLPLSEISKYRPLALKLIDEVKFDL from the coding sequence ATGAAAAAAGCACTTGTTACTATACTGGCAACGCTTACTTGCCTACCAGCAATGGCTGCAGAGGAAGTTAATATCTACTCGTTTAGACAACCTTTTCTGATCCAACCTATTTTGGATGACTTCACCAAGCAAACCGGTATCAAGACCAATGTGGTTTTTGCAAAAAAAGGCTTAATCGAGCGTGTTAAGCGTGAAGGCAAGCATAGCCGTGCCGATCTTGTACTCACTTCAAACTTCAGTGCGCTAATTCAACTTGAAGACGAAAACCTAACACAAGCAATTAACAGCGAAACCGTCACTAAGAATATCCCAGCGAACTTCAGAGATCCTGAAGGTCAGTGGGTTGCGCTTACTAAGCGTGTGCGCAATGTATATTCTGCAAAAGACCGTGTAGGCAAGTTAGATGCGCTTACTTATGAAGCGCTAGCGGATGAACAATACCGCGGTAAAATATGTACGCGCTCAGGTAAACACCCCTATAACCTTGGTTTAGTGGCGTCTATGATTGCCCATCATGGCGAAGCAAAAACCAAAGAATGGCTTGAAGGCGTGAAGAAAAATTTAGCTCGTAAGCCTCAAGGTAACGACCGTGCACAAGTCAAAGCAGTAAAAGAAGGACTGTGTGATTTGGCCATCGGAAACAGCTATTACTTCGGTAAGATGATGGAAGATGAGAAACAAAAAGCCTGGGCCGAAGCGGTATATATCAACTTCCCAAATCAACAAGATCGTGGTTCACATATCAACGTTTCTGGTGTTGTCTTGACCAAGCACGCTAAAAATACAGAAAATGCCTTGAAACTCATTGAGTTTATGACCGACAATAAGGCGCAAAATATGTATGCGTCGATGAATATGGAATACCCGGTTAAACCTGGCGTCGAGTTATCGAAACTTGTGGCATCTTGGGGTGAGTTTAAGGAAGACAGCCTACCATTGTCAGAGATCAGTAAATACCGTCCGTTAGCGCTTAAGCTAATCGATGAGGTAAAATTTGACCTTTAA
- a CDS encoding ABC transporter ATP-binding protein, translating into MHSLVLENLSYRYDGEAVVDSLNLTVEQNEIVCLLGASGCGKTTTLKAIAGLIEPFQGSVSILGKAMNGHGTFVPPQKRNIGMMFQDYALFPHLTVAQNVAFGLTSKSKRERQDRVAEMLHLVQLQDYSDRFPHELSGGQQQRVAIARALAYKPNLLLLDEPFSNIDAQVRFQLINDIRRIIKDQQVSAIFVSHSKEEAFAFADRLAIMDKGKIAQVGEPRTLFQRPKSKMVAEFLGQGIYIPAQRMNGASVETQFGAVKSLVELGNIDAKGEMYVRPQHITLENAELGSVKVLNQRFMGTEYIYRVALEGQELEVPHPAHEPLDLNQPISLKIKAHAVNFFS; encoded by the coding sequence ATGCATAGTTTAGTGCTTGAAAATCTCTCTTATCGCTATGACGGTGAAGCCGTTGTGGATAGCCTAAATCTGACCGTAGAACAAAACGAGATTGTTTGTTTGCTTGGTGCCAGTGGCTGCGGTAAAACGACCACGCTGAAGGCGATAGCGGGCTTGATTGAACCATTTCAAGGCTCGGTGAGTATTTTAGGCAAAGCCATGAATGGTCATGGCACTTTTGTACCTCCACAAAAACGCAATATTGGCATGATGTTTCAAGACTATGCGCTGTTCCCACACCTCACTGTGGCGCAAAATGTGGCGTTTGGTTTAACCTCAAAAAGCAAGCGTGAACGTCAAGACCGAGTAGCTGAAATGCTCCATTTGGTGCAGCTGCAAGACTATAGCGACCGCTTTCCACACGAGCTATCAGGTGGCCAGCAACAACGTGTCGCAATTGCGCGAGCACTGGCGTACAAGCCAAATCTGTTGCTGCTTGATGAGCCATTTTCAAATATAGATGCTCAAGTGCGGTTTCAGTTAATTAACGATATTCGCCGTATAATCAAAGATCAGCAAGTTTCCGCGATTTTTGTTAGTCACTCGAAAGAAGAAGCTTTTGCTTTTGCCGATCGGTTGGCAATTATGGATAAAGGGAAGATCGCACAAGTGGGCGAGCCGAGAACGTTGTTCCAACGACCAAAGAGCAAAATGGTTGCTGAGTTTTTGGGTCAGGGAATTTATATTCCTGCACAGCGAATGAATGGCGCTTCGGTAGAAACCCAATTTGGTGCTGTAAAGTCTCTCGTTGAGCTCGGTAATATCGACGCGAAGGGCGAAATGTATGTGAGGCCACAGCACATTACGTTAGAAAACGCCGAGCTTGGCAGCGTTAAAGTACTCAATCAGCGCTTTATGGGAACAGAGTACATTTATCGTGTTGCATTAGAGGGACAAGAGCTCGAAGTCCCGCATCCAGCGCATGAGCCACTCGACTTAAATCAACCAATCTCTTTAAAAATTAAGGCACATGCTGTAAATTTCTTTTCTTAA
- a CDS encoding 1-acyl-sn-glycerol-3-phosphate acyltransferase has protein sequence MDKYADIRPYNDDEVVPALARLLGDDQFIDVIAKYNLPAWLNAWPAIARPLVRMKLKKKWGDFCTIEQVQDEVAYYLQILINKTTSKVTYSGLETLDSNTSYLFISNHRDIVLDPALVNWGLHQQDMRTVRIAIGDNLLQVPYITELMRLNKSFIVKRSAKAPKEMLKALTQLSAYISDSLSEGNSIWIAQKEGRAKDGVDQTDPALLKMLQLNGRKQKLDFSEYVKQLRIVPVAISYQYEPCAVAKAKELYHKKQFGQYVKAQGEDIASIVEGFSSDKGHVHIAFGDPITADVENPDELANVIDKQILDLYYLHSTNHLAAGDDAQVSPEDKEDFISKLESVPEELKQLVLSMYAEPLRRKGI, from the coding sequence GTGGATAAATACGCTGACATTAGACCGTATAATGATGATGAAGTAGTGCCAGCACTGGCACGTCTACTAGGTGATGATCAATTCATTGATGTGATCGCCAAATATAACCTGCCAGCTTGGTTAAATGCTTGGCCTGCTATTGCACGCCCACTCGTAAGAATGAAACTAAAAAAGAAGTGGGGAGATTTTTGTACGATTGAACAAGTACAAGATGAAGTGGCGTACTATCTGCAAATTTTAATCAATAAAACGACGTCTAAAGTGACTTATTCTGGCCTTGAAACATTAGACTCGAATACCTCGTATTTATTTATTTCAAATCACCGTGACATCGTATTAGACCCTGCACTTGTTAACTGGGGCTTGCATCAGCAAGATATGCGCACGGTGCGTATCGCTATTGGTGATAACTTACTGCAAGTACCTTATATCACTGAGCTTATGCGCCTTAATAAGAGTTTTATTGTAAAACGCTCGGCAAAGGCGCCGAAAGAAATGCTAAAAGCATTAACCCAGCTTTCAGCCTATATTTCTGACTCATTAAGTGAAGGTAACTCCATTTGGATTGCGCAAAAAGAGGGGCGTGCGAAGGATGGAGTGGATCAAACCGATCCGGCACTGTTAAAAATGCTACAGCTCAATGGCCGCAAACAGAAGCTAGATTTTTCAGAATATGTAAAGCAGCTCAGGATAGTGCCCGTTGCCATCTCCTATCAATATGAGCCATGCGCGGTTGCTAAGGCTAAAGAGCTATACCATAAAAAGCAGTTTGGCCAATATGTGAAAGCACAAGGCGAAGACATTGCTAGCATTGTTGAGGGCTTTAGTTCAGATAAAGGCCATGTGCATATCGCATTTGGCGACCCTATCACTGCGGATGTTGAAAACCCAGATGAGCTGGCGAATGTCATTGATAAACAGATTTTAGATTTATACTATCTGCATTCAACCAATCACCTAGCAGCAGGCGATGATGCGCAAGTTAGTCCAGAAGATAAAGAGGACTTTATCTCTAAACTAGAGTCTGTACCGGAAGAGCTGAAGCAATTGGTGTTGAGCATGTATGCCGAACCACTGCGTCGCAAAGGCATTTAA
- a CDS encoding tRNA-uridine aminocarboxypropyltransferase, giving the protein MNNSVLALRQRQIAAAQREYKARGSKLARCECCLLATTLCICDKVEMAKADCAVCLLMYHNESFKPSNTGRLIADVIPDNHAFRWDRTEPDAAFLALLSDEQYAPIVVFPEQGVEPERVITKVTRTESKTPLFIFLDGTWREAKKMFRKSPYLDNLPVLSIAPEKLSDYKLRVAPHEHQLGTAEVACVLFAECGEQDAADKLTAHFIDFRDAYLKGKRSKL; this is encoded by the coding sequence GTGAATAATTCAGTACTAGCGCTTAGACAGCGTCAAATCGCTGCGGCTCAACGGGAATATAAGGCAAGGGGATCAAAGCTTGCGCGTTGTGAATGCTGCTTATTAGCCACGACTCTATGTATTTGCGACAAAGTCGAAATGGCCAAAGCTGACTGTGCAGTGTGTTTGCTTATGTATCATAATGAAAGCTTTAAGCCCTCTAACACTGGACGCTTAATTGCCGATGTGATCCCTGATAATCATGCCTTTCGTTGGGACAGAACTGAGCCTGACGCTGCGTTTTTAGCGCTTCTTTCGGACGAGCAATATGCACCAATAGTCGTTTTCCCAGAGCAGGGCGTGGAGCCTGAACGAGTAATTACTAAGGTGACTCGCACTGAAAGTAAAACACCACTATTCATCTTTTTGGATGGCACATGGCGTGAAGCTAAGAAAATGTTCAGAAAGAGCCCTTACCTCGATAATTTACCCGTGTTATCCATCGCCCCTGAAAAGCTCTCGGATTACAAGCTTCGAGTCGCGCCGCATGAACATCAGCTTGGTACGGCGGAAGTTGCGTGTGTATTGTTTGCCGAATGCGGCGAGCAGGATGCGGCAGATAAATTAACCGCGCATTTTATCGATTTTAGAGATGCCTACTTAAAAGGTAAGCGCAGCAAACTGTAG
- a CDS encoding ABC transporter permease, protein MQLSFSLSKWQSFAWLIGLSLSVPLMFLIFESLQPDSEVFAHLWDTVLWDYVRNTILLIVGVCILCALIALPLGWLTAYCEFPGRRFFEWSLMLPLAMPTYLIAYVYTDLLDYAGPVQIALREWFGWQSPDDYWFFDIRTLSGAIVMIALVLYPYLFLIFRTALREQSFKLVQASQLMGKSPSQSFFKVSLPLSRGAIVAGLALIAMESMADFATVHYFAVSTLTTAVYDTWLGYYSLTAAAKISGIMLLFLFLALTLERVSRPTQVVHERQSSVNSTTLYHLKGAQAWLASAFCWLILIAAFIVPTWVLADYAVDYFEQAWNDDFFLYAWQSLKIAFWVSVVLIIMSMLVVFNQRVSSGKRVTLPGKLASTGYALPGTVLAIAVLIPLTLLDDKLNAWLEGTSFEPGLLFSGTIFALVFAYVVRFYAISQGAVESSYQRISPSLDMASFSLGRNRFKTMLSIHLPLLRRGILTAALLVFIECMKELPAALLLRPFNYETLATHVFQYVSDEQLELASVSALFIVLVGLIPLYVVNRSMEQRS, encoded by the coding sequence ATGCAATTATCATTTTCACTGTCTAAATGGCAGAGTTTTGCGTGGCTGATAGGGCTTAGTCTATCAGTCCCGCTGATGTTTTTAATCTTTGAGTCGCTACAACCTGACTCCGAAGTCTTTGCTCACCTTTGGGATACCGTTCTGTGGGATTATGTCCGCAATACGATTTTGCTGATTGTGGGTGTATGCATCCTTTGCGCTTTAATCGCGCTACCACTTGGCTGGCTAACTGCATATTGTGAATTTCCTGGACGGCGCTTTTTCGAATGGTCGTTGATGCTACCCCTTGCGATGCCAACCTATTTGATTGCTTACGTGTATACCGATTTGCTAGATTATGCAGGGCCTGTTCAAATCGCGCTGCGAGAGTGGTTTGGTTGGCAATCTCCAGACGATTATTGGTTTTTTGATATTCGCACTTTGTCAGGTGCTATCGTGATGATTGCACTGGTGCTTTATCCTTATTTGTTTTTGATTTTTAGAACGGCGCTAAGAGAGCAGTCGTTTAAGCTGGTGCAAGCCAGCCAATTGATGGGCAAGTCGCCTTCACAGAGCTTCTTTAAAGTAAGTTTACCTCTGTCGCGAGGGGCGATTGTGGCGGGGCTGGCACTGATCGCCATGGAAAGCATGGCAGATTTTGCAACCGTACATTACTTTGCTGTGAGCACACTAACCACCGCCGTTTACGATACTTGGTTGGGCTATTATTCACTTACCGCAGCGGCTAAAATTTCAGGCATTATGCTACTATTTTTATTTTTAGCCCTAACACTGGAGCGAGTGAGTCGCCCAACTCAGGTAGTGCATGAGCGCCAATCGAGTGTTAACAGTACCACGCTTTATCATCTTAAAGGCGCGCAGGCTTGGCTCGCTAGCGCTTTTTGTTGGCTTATTCTTATTGCGGCTTTTATCGTGCCTACATGGGTGCTTGCAGATTACGCCGTCGACTATTTTGAACAAGCTTGGAATGACGATTTTTTCTTGTATGCGTGGCAAAGTTTAAAAATAGCGTTTTGGGTGAGTGTGGTGTTAATTATCATGAGCATGCTGGTGGTGTTTAACCAGCGAGTTAGTAGTGGTAAACGGGTCACGCTACCGGGCAAGCTTGCAAGTACCGGATATGCGCTACCGGGCACGGTGCTGGCAATTGCGGTACTTATTCCACTCACTTTATTAGACGACAAGCTAAATGCTTGGCTTGAAGGTACTTCATTTGAGCCTGGCTTGCTGTTCAGCGGGACGATTTTTGCGCTGGTTTTCGCTTACGTTGTACGATTTTATGCGATTTCACAAGGCGCGGTCGAATCAAGTTATCAGCGGATCAGTCCAAGTCTAGATATGGCAAGTTTTTCGTTGGGTCGCAATCGTTTCAAAACCATGTTATCAATACATTTGCCATTGCTGCGTCGCGGTATTTTAACCGCAGCACTGCTGGTTTTTATTGAGTGTATGAAAGAACTTCCAGCGGCATTGTTATTACGACCCTTTAATTATGAAACACTAGCAACACATGTTTTCCAATATGTGAGTGATGAGCAGCTGGAGTTGGCTTCTGTCTCTGCGTTATTTATTGTGTTGGTTGGTTTAATTCCGCTTTATGTTGTAAACCGTTCTATGGAGCAGCGAAGTTAA
- a CDS encoding GNAT family N-acetyltransferase gives MQVKDSARLSYRLLTPQDAQLLADLDSDPEVMKYITGGQTNSLEEVKAVYIPRLTEYTDEIKGWGLWGCFELPNKAFIGWILVRPANFFSEQRNDQDLELGWRFKQASWGKGFATEAAQHILPDLIAANPTLTHLSAIAEEENHGSINIMKKLGMSYVKKGLHKDILGDMEVVYYHKVLN, from the coding sequence ATGCAAGTAAAGGACTCTGCAAGACTGAGTTACCGCCTACTCACCCCACAAGATGCACAGCTGCTCGCCGATCTTGATAGCGACCCTGAAGTAATGAAATACATCACAGGCGGTCAGACTAACTCACTTGAAGAAGTAAAAGCCGTATATATTCCACGTTTAACCGAGTATACGGACGAGATCAAAGGTTGGGGGCTTTGGGGCTGTTTCGAGCTGCCAAACAAGGCATTTATCGGTTGGATTTTGGTTCGCCCTGCTAACTTCTTTTCAGAACAAAGAAACGATCAGGATTTAGAACTCGGTTGGCGTTTTAAACAAGCTTCTTGGGGCAAAGGGTTTGCAACAGAGGCCGCACAACATATTCTTCCAGACCTAATAGCAGCAAATCCTACTTTGACGCACTTGAGTGCTATCGCTGAAGAAGAGAACCATGGCTCCATCAATATTATGAAAAAACTTGGGATGAGTTATGTGAAAAAAGGGCTTCACAAAGATATTTTAGGAGATATGGAAGTCGTTTATTATCATAAAGTTCTTAATTAA
- a CDS encoding Dyp-type peroxidase, giving the protein MALAQSGVCAEANLHGLHLFFNVLEGQDEALRAALANCGRLQEELEDRFSESMLSSFIAVGAQYWPHIYPEFIPKELKSFPHIVEAEHTVHTQPFDLLYVIRSDREDVNHIFAQSVLHMLNGLVEMVAHVRAFRFLDGRDFNGFIYGADTPRGRNKREVALVHNPNAADHLGSYIHVQRVKFDLLRWQALPLAEQEQLMGRTRLDNDLIEDCEPCNHAALTELKDVNGNALLLNQSMPFGDVFEQGSLSLSCSAKGDAFEQVLRSRLGEGDEYDPILDYSSADMGSAFFAPSLEFLAVMAKMPE; this is encoded by the coding sequence ATGGCGCTTGCCCAATCAGGTGTGTGTGCTGAAGCCAATTTGCACGGCTTACACTTGTTCTTCAATGTGCTTGAAGGGCAAGACGAGGCGCTAAGAGCGGCGCTCGCCAATTGTGGACGCTTGCAAGAGGAGTTAGAAGACAGATTCTCTGAGTCTATGCTGTCGAGCTTTATCGCGGTTGGTGCGCAATACTGGCCGCACATTTATCCTGAGTTTATTCCTAAAGAGTTAAAAAGCTTTCCACATATTGTTGAGGCTGAGCACACCGTGCATACTCAGCCTTTTGACTTGCTTTATGTGATCCGCTCCGATCGAGAAGATGTTAATCATATCTTTGCTCAAAGTGTGCTGCATATGCTAAACGGCCTAGTTGAAATGGTGGCACATGTGCGCGCCTTTCGTTTCTTAGACGGTCGTGATTTTAATGGCTTTATTTATGGTGCAGACACACCTAGAGGGCGCAATAAACGGGAAGTTGCACTTGTGCACAACCCGAATGCAGCCGACCATCTTGGTAGTTATATTCACGTACAGCGGGTGAAGTTTGATTTACTGCGCTGGCAGGCGTTGCCGCTCGCTGAGCAAGAGCAATTAATGGGGCGTACACGTCTAGACAATGACCTAATTGAAGATTGCGAACCCTGTAATCATGCGGCATTAACCGAATTGAAAGACGTAAATGGTAATGCGCTACTGCTTAACCAAAGCATGCCATTTGGTGATGTATTTGAACAAGGAAGCTTGTCGCTAAGTTGCAGCGCCAAGGGTGATGCTTTTGAGCAGGTGTTAAGAAGTCGATTGGGTGAAGGGGATGAATACGATCCCATATTGGATTATTCCAGTGCCGATATGGGTTCTGCGTTTTTTGCACCCTCACTAGAGTTTTTGGCGGTGATGGCAAAAATGCCGGAGTAA